The genomic segment CTCAGACCCGGGAGCACATCCTGTTGGCCCGGCAGGTGGGCGTGCCCTTCATCGTGGTCTTCTTAAACAAAGTCGACCTGGTGGACGACCCGGAACTGATCGAGCTGGTGGAACTGGAACTCAGGGAACTGCTCTCCAAGTACGAATTTCCCGGCGACGACATTCCCATCATTAAAGGCAGCGCCCTGAAGGCGTTGGAGTCGGATGACCTCAACGCTGAGGCAGTGAAGCCGATCTTTGAATTGATGGACGCCCTGGACAACTACATTCCGGAACCGTTACGGGACGTGGATAAGCCCTTCCTGATGCCCATCGAAGACGTGTTCACCATTTCCGGCCGGGGCACGGTAGTGACCGGGCGGTGTGAGCGGGGCCAGATCAAGGTGGGCGAGGAAGTGGAGATCGTGGGTTTTACTCCCACCCAGAAGACGGTGTGCACCGGGGTGGAGATGTTTAGGAAGACTCTGGACTACGGCCAGGCCGGCGATAACGTGGGCCTGTTGCTCCGGGGCACCAAGAAAGAACAGGTGGAGCGGGGCCAGGTCGTAGCCAAGCCGGGGTCCATTACGCCGCACACCAAGTTCAAGGCCGAGGTCTACATCCTGACCAAAGAGGAAGGCGGGCGGCACACGCCGTTTTTCACCGGCTACCGGCCGCAGTTTTACCTGCGCACCACGGACGTGACGGGCGTAGCCACGCTGCCCGAGGGTGTCGAGATGGTGATGCCCGGGGACAACGTCCAGATGGAAGTGACCCTGATCACCCCAGTGGCCCTGGAAAAAGAACTCCGTTTCGCCATCCGTGAAGGCGGCCGCACTGTGGGCGCCGGCGTGGTGAGCGAGATTGTAGA from the Desulfobaccales bacterium genome contains:
- a CDS encoding elongation factor Tu; protein product: QTREHILLARQVGVPFIVVFLNKVDLVDDPELIELVELELRELLSKYEFPGDDIPIIKGSALKALESDDLNAEAVKPIFELMDALDNYIPEPLRDVDKPFLMPIEDVFTISGRGTVVTGRCERGQIKVGEEVEIVGFTPTQKTVCTGVEMFRKTLDYGQAGDNVGLLLRGTKKEQVERGQVVAKPGSITPHTKFKAEVYILTKEEGGRHTPFFTGYRPQFYLRTTDVTGVATLPEGVEMVMPGDNVQMEVTLITPVALEKELRFAIREGGRTVGAGVVSEIVE